The Oryzias latipes chromosome 16, ASM223467v1 genome includes a region encoding these proteins:
- the LOC105356042 gene encoding interleukin-21 receptor-like, translated as MKRGRLLFALWCFSIQAGTVCPTGLTCVSDYYQNISCTFDALDQPSTHYLTIKGEKCPLTAVDHKFRADCRVFKDRNYFSTEDKVDIYLCNSSSCRCIRNDFFPSKKIKLTPPDIKVQHAAETIKVTTIGTSENPYLEGFLEFQMALQRSGSSDIRNAFYNSTGAYFTIERSTLQPGAQYCVKVRLTVQKGYIYEAVWSDWSRAECWTVDKEQDGLLIILVKTLGPVGLSVVVLLSVCCSPTARMKLKTLSHTPTPATFFQPLFQQDKKNLQEWFSKNRNFVLAYKTEEDLRADSVTVVPRTTTKEREEIVPDSSVTPFVLPMAFPVGQLSYVGLPGFHEAPAPVLNAGDGQYTQLPCPAWEFGISEGELASSSSESPLEISNADSGCSCEGLSSSPDCSLPSSPFGKCVPLQFGQDYCILNKTTEGVVPVLVSKIQVSSDVLQEKDPNQS; from the exons ATGAAGAGAGGGCGGCTCCTCTTTGCGCTTTGGTGCTTCAGCATCCAGGCAGGGACGGTCTGCCCCACAG GTCTGACATGTGTGAGCGACTATTACCAAAACATCAGCTGCACGTTCGATGCGCTGGACCAACCCAGCACCCACTACCTGACCATCAAAGG GGAAAAATGTCCACTCACAGCTGTGGATCACAAATTCAGAGCCGACTGTCGGGTCTTTAAAGATAGAAATTATTTCAGTACAGAGGATAAAGTCGACATCTACCTCTGTAATAGTTCCAGCTGCAGATGTATCCGAAATGATTTCTTTCCATCTAAAAAAA TTAAGCTGACGCCGCCTGACATTAAGGTCCAGCATGCAGCAGAGACCATCAAAGTTACTACTATAGGAACATCGGAAAACCCTTACTTAGAGGGTTTCCTGGAATTTCAAATGGCCCTTCAGAGATCTGGCAGCAGCGATATCAGA AATGCATTCTATAACTCGACCGGAGCGTATTTTACGATTGAAAGATCGACTCTGCAACCAGGAGCTCAGTACTGCGTCAAAGTCCGCCTCACGGTTCAGAAGGGATACATTTATGAAGCCGTTTGGAGTGACTGGAGTAGAGCCGAGTGCTGGACAGTCGACAAAG AACAAGATGGCCTTTTGATCATTCTGGTGAAAACCTTGGGCCCGGTGGGTCTGTCTGTTGTGGTCCTGCTGTCTGTGTGCTGCAGTCCCACCGCCAG AATGAAGCTGAAAACTCTGTCCCACACGCCGACCCCAGCCACCTTCTTTCAGCCTCTGTTCCAGCAGGACAAGAAAAATCTGCAG GAGTGGTtctcaaaaaacagaaattttgtGCTGGCATACAAAACTGAAGAGGACTTGAGGGCCGACTCTGTGACTGTTGTGCCCAGAACCACGACAAAGGAGCGTGAGGAGATCGTCCCTGACTCCTCTGTGACCCCCTTCGTGCTCCCTATGGCTTTCCCTGTGGGTCAGCTCTCCTACGTCGGCTTACCTGGATTCCATGAGGCTCCGGCTCCAGTGCTCAACGCCGGGGACGGTCAATACACCCAGCTCCCGTGTCCCGCCTGGGAATTCGGCATCTCAGAAGGGGAGTTAGCATCTTCTTCGTCTGAAAGCCCCCTAGAGATCAGCAACGCCGACTCTGGCTGCAGCTGTGAAGGCCTGAGCAGTAGCCCAGACTGCAGTTTACCCAGCAGCCCCTTTGGTAAATGTGTGCCGCTGCAGTTCGGCCAGGATTACTGCATCCTTAACAAAACAACCGAGGGGGttgttcctgttctggtgtcCAAAATACAGGTTTCCTCTGACGTCCTGCAAGAAAAAGATCCAAACCAGAGCTGA